AAACCGATGCTTCTCTTGAGCCCAGTATTGGCGGTGCGCTTAATATTCCTGATGGCTCGGCTGAGCGTTTTTCTGAGAATTATCTGCTAACTTTTTCATCACAGGTCAAACCTTTTCCAATGAAAACTGCAGGCTTCGCGGtgcgaggaagatggaaaCATTGAAAATTCAAAAAGGACAGCTGAGAGTAACTCTTGAGGCGTCGGAAGCTCTGATTGTCTACTTGTAAGAAATGACCGAGCTATAAAAAGACACCAACGGTAGAGATATTCGTGGTCCCGTCGCAAGGTAGAGGTGTCATTATGTTGGTGGATGTGTACTGTGAACGAGGTGGCGCCTTGTATCTTAGACTAGTCAGTAACCTAAGTGATCAGACTCTTCTTTATTTTGTTGAGTGAGCCCAGCGATGCTATCACGCTACTAGGCTTTTATTGTCTTCATTGATTGTGACCGGATTCCGTTGTTTAAGGAGCTGTCGTCTTTCTACAGGCTGCTCTGGCTAAGCCTCGTTGCAAACTTTCTAGACGCTTGGCACTGCATCAAAGTCTCAAGAGTTCGCATCATCTTCAGAGTTCAAACTTTCATTCACAAAGATGTCCAAAGCACTCGAATCTGTGTTGTAATTTGCGATTCTCGAAGTAGATTAAAATCCCGTGCCGTGGTGCTGTTACGGGTATGCTAGAGAGGAAGAAACAATACTGCTGCAGGCCTGTCTCGATCTTTGGTGGGAGCAATTGGTTTTAGATGCTCAGAAAACAAAGATAAACTCGTCGTTCATCAAGTCGGTCAAGTCATCAAATGCGCGTGAGCTCGCACGACGTCCCGTCTCATCCGGTGCATTATCAAcctgctgctcctccatTGTCTTCAGTCTCCGAAGTCGGTCCGTCTCCTCTAGTGAGTGCAAGCTATAGTCTTGGATGATGGCGTCTTTGCCTGCCAGCACGCGACGACGGCTATGGTCGCGGTTGAGGTGGGCAAGGTAGACGGTCGTGATGCCGACGAGAACTATGATGGTGCAATACAGCATCAGATTCCAATACAGGCCCCGAAAATACTCGGGGGCCTCCGAGGGTCTGTACAACAGAGGGCCAATGATGTTGCCGAGGGATTGGCCAATGAACAGGGCAGACGAGTTGCATTTGCCTTTGGTATCGCCAGCGGTATTAGAGGAGGACCAAGAGTAGATCAAGGGAACTGGGACGCTAGTTAGTTCTGTCATGATTGAGCAGCAGAGCAGCAGACGTACCTATGCCTGGGAATACCGAGATCATATAGTAGCCAAATAGCAGGGTCGCCTTGCGGTCAGCCGAATGCGGCGTTGATAGCATGATCATACAACCCGCGATAGGGAACAAGGTTAGAAAAGCTATAACTGGGCCCTTCTTGCGATACTTGGTCGCCACGAATGAACCGCCCACGGTAGAAACCAGCTGTACCAAACCGAAAGGGGCATTGAATAGAATAGCCTGGAACGAGTCAAAGCCGAATGACTGGACGAGCAGAGGACCGAAGGAGGCAACACCACCAGAAGGAACCCTGAGGCAAGATTAAGACGAGACGCAAGTTTGGGGCAGATGGCACGCACGAGATACTGAAGATGAGGGCGAACCACAGCCAGGTCTTAAGGTCTCGGATCGTCTCCCACAAGTGGTCCCATCGCCACTTGCGCGACATGACGCCGGTCTGATTCATTCTCAGTCGCTCGATCGCGATGAGCTTTTCATGCTTGCTGAGGAACTTGGCCTCTGCCGGAGAGTCGGGCATGTACGCAAACAGGACGAACGAGAACATGATGGTAACAAtgccgaagaagatgaagatcgTCTAGAATAAGTGCTGAGTAGTCCGCCCGCTCGAAAGGGCCATACGAGGTTGTTTTGATAGCGTACCTGGTAGGGTCTGAGTCCGAATTGAAACTGGGCAAGCCACCACGTAATCAAACTCCCAAACTACAACTCATAAGCGCAAGAGCTGAGTAGATTTTCTAGAAGGCAAAACATACCAGATTTGTGAATCCATTCATAGCATACCAGTAAGACATTCGCAGAGGTTGCTCCCGACGGCGCCAAAACATCTGTGTGATGGCTATAAAGCTCGGTGCGATACTGGCCTCGAAAGCACCCAGCCAGAAGCGAGCGAGAAGCAGGGCCTTGAAGGTATGCGCCGCAGCCATCAGGGCGAGGGTGAGGCCCCAAAGAACAACCATGAGGCTGGTGAACCTACCAATCGGCAACTTCACAAGCAACCATGCCAGGGGAAACTGCGCGATGAGCTGGGCAACATAGACGATAGAGCCCAGCCAGGAGAACTGATCACCCTTGATGCCCGTGTCCTCAATGATGCCAAAGATGGATGCGTAAGCCATTGTCGCCTTGTCAAGACCTGCGTATCGAAGTCAGTCAAGTGTGACATGAACGTGGCAAGAGCAGCCATGTCACCTTGCAAAAAGTAGACAGCTAGCATGAGGGGCAGAACAACAAGGTCGATACGCCGTAGCACGCGAGCGTCGTCTTCAGGGGTCACTTTGATGCGGCGTTCGGGTGATATCCCAAGCTCCCGCATCACCTTTGCCGTGGCATTTCCATCACGCTGTCTGTGGTCGGAAGCTTGAACAACAGTCTCGTCGCGTTCCCCAGGCTCAAGCAGAGGGTATTGGTCGTGAACCTCTCGAGTAGTAGACCCAGAACGGCCCACACGATCTGGCAGAGGCATAATGGATGAAGTTGGCCGCCGACGTGTCTTCTTCCCAAATGTTAAAGCAAGGTCAGATCAAGTGAATCaagggatgatgatgacagcgATCTCTACCACTCGAGGCAAGGGGGTGACCCGATTAGATAAGGAAAGACACGCGTCGCAATTGGCTGGTGCTACGTTATAGGGTAGGTTAAATAGCTCAGACACACACCCACTCCTTGGAGTCGGCAACAACATGGAGAGATAGAGAATAGCACTGAAAGGGATTCTGTAGCATTTTGCTATAATTATTCCGGCTTATGCTACGGCGCTGGGCACCTAATCGAGTAGTTTGTGTTCGCCATGCTCACACTACCCTCTCTTCCTGGTGGGTACATTTGACCCCTTGTGGGCACGTCAAGCTTCCCACCACAACTGTCAAGATGGCGTTTCTCAAGCCCTTTGCCAACGATTCCAACCCCTTTACTGATGACATTACGGGAGAGACATATTTTCTCAGCCTGAAATGGTGATCGGTGCTTGCGACCCTTTCTTGGGTGCTGGTAAGGTGACAAGATCGCCGGGTAGTGTCGTGTGAGCGTGACGGGAACAAAATGAGGCTGACGATGGCGAATGAGCAA
This region of Fusarium falciforme chromosome 5, complete sequence genomic DNA includes:
- a CDS encoding MFS domain-containing protein; amino-acid sequence: MPLPDRVGRSGSTTREVHDQYPLLEPGERDETVVQASDHRQRDGNATAKVMRELGISPERRIKVTPEDDARVLRRIDLVVLPLMLAVYFLQGLDKATMAYASIFGIIEDTGIKGDQFSWLGSIVYVAQLIAQFPLAWLLVKLPIGRFTSLMVVLWGLTLALMAAAHTFKALLLARFWLGAFEASIAPSFIAITQMFWRRREQPLRMSYWYAMNGFTNLFGSLITWWLAQFQFGLRPYQTIFIFFGIVTIMFSFVLFAYMPDSPAEAKFLSKHEKLIAIERLRMNQTGVMSRKWRWDHLWETIRDLKTWLWFALIFSISVPSGGVASFGPLLVQSFGFDSFQAILFNAPFGLVQLVSTVGGSFVATKYRKKGPVIAFLTLFPIAGCMIMLSTPHSADRKATLLFGYYMISVFPGIVPLIYSWSSSNTAGDTKGKCNSSALFIGQSLGNIIGPLLYRPSEAPEYFRGLYWNLMLYCTIIVLVGITTVYLAHLNRDHSRRRVLAGKDAIIQDYSLHSLEETDRLRRLKTMEEQQVDNAPDETGRRASSRAFDDLTDLMNDEFIFVF